A genomic region of Marinobacter sp. NP-4(2019) contains the following coding sequences:
- a CDS encoding sodium:solute symporter family protein codes for MSQFAINIMFVGGSFLLYIAIAVWAKAGSTSDFYVAGGGVHPVTNGMAIGADWMSAASFISMAGLIAAGGYANSTFLMGWTGGYVLLAMLLAPYLRKFGKFTVPEFIGDRFYSKNARLVAVICLIVASVTYVIGQMAGAGVAFSRFLEVDATLGLIIAAIVVFVYAVLGGMKGITYTQVAQYCVLITAYTIPAVFISLQLTGNPLPPLGLFSTHVDSGMPILDKLNQVITDLGFNEYTADIDNKLNMVLFTLSLMIGTAGLPHVIIRFFTVPKVADARWSAGWALVFIALLYLTAPAVASMARLNLMTTIYPDGTAAEPIEYDARPAWIKDWEVTGLIQFTDKNGDGRIQLYNDTPEFEPQAQARGWEGNELVVNRDILVLANPEIANLPGWVIGLIAAGGLAAALSTAAGLLLAISSAVSHDLIKGSINPAITEKGELLAARISMAVAIVVATYLGANPPGFAAQVVALAFGIAAASLFPALMMGIFSKRVNNKGAIAGMLSGLTFTLIYIFVYKGWLFIPGTANLPDTPENWVLGISPLSIGAVGAIVNFAVAFAVSNATEEPPVEIQELVESVRYPRGAGQAQDH; via the coding sequence ATGAGCCAATTTGCTATCAACATTATGTTCGTCGGGGGCTCGTTCCTCCTCTATATCGCCATTGCTGTCTGGGCGAAGGCCGGCAGCACCAGTGATTTCTATGTCGCCGGTGGCGGCGTTCACCCGGTCACCAACGGCATGGCGATCGGCGCTGACTGGATGTCTGCGGCATCCTTTATCTCCATGGCGGGCCTGATTGCCGCCGGTGGTTACGCGAACTCCACCTTCCTTATGGGATGGACGGGTGGCTACGTCCTGCTGGCCATGCTGCTGGCACCGTATCTGCGTAAATTCGGCAAGTTCACGGTCCCCGAATTTATTGGTGACCGCTTCTACAGTAAGAATGCCCGACTGGTGGCGGTTATCTGCCTGATCGTAGCATCGGTAACCTACGTTATTGGCCAGATGGCTGGCGCCGGCGTTGCGTTCTCGCGCTTCCTGGAAGTCGACGCGACCCTGGGGCTGATCATTGCTGCTATCGTCGTGTTTGTGTACGCGGTACTCGGTGGTATGAAAGGCATTACCTACACCCAGGTAGCCCAGTACTGTGTGCTGATTACCGCTTACACCATTCCGGCTGTCTTTATCTCCCTGCAATTGACCGGCAATCCCCTGCCACCGCTGGGCCTGTTCTCTACCCACGTAGATTCCGGCATGCCCATCCTGGACAAGCTGAACCAGGTTATTACCGACCTCGGTTTCAACGAGTACACGGCTGACATTGACAACAAACTGAACATGGTTCTGTTCACCCTGTCACTGATGATCGGTACAGCGGGTCTGCCACACGTCATCATTCGCTTCTTCACCGTTCCGAAGGTAGCGGATGCACGCTGGTCTGCTGGCTGGGCCCTGGTGTTTATTGCACTGCTGTACCTGACAGCGCCTGCCGTTGCTTCCATGGCCCGACTGAATCTGATGACCACCATCTATCCGGATGGCACCGCTGCTGAGCCCATCGAGTACGATGCGCGGCCAGCGTGGATCAAGGATTGGGAAGTGACAGGTCTGATTCAGTTCACAGACAAAAACGGAGACGGCCGGATTCAGTTGTACAATGACACACCTGAATTCGAGCCCCAGGCCCAGGCTCGTGGCTGGGAAGGTAATGAACTGGTTGTGAACCGGGACATCCTGGTGCTGGCCAACCCGGAAATCGCCAACCTGCCGGGCTGGGTCATCGGCCTGATCGCCGCCGGTGGTCTCGCAGCGGCGCTGTCTACGGCAGCCGGCCTGTTACTTGCGATATCCTCGGCCGTCAGTCATGACCTGATAAAAGGCTCTATCAATCCGGCTATCACCGAAAAAGGCGAGCTGCTGGCAGCGCGTATTTCGATGGCCGTCGCGATTGTCGTCGCTACCTACCTGGGGGCCAATCCACCAGGCTTTGCGGCACAGGTTGTTGCCCTCGCATTTGGTATAGCGGCGGCCTCCCTGTTCCCGGCCCTGATGATGGGTATCTTCTCCAAGCGCGTGAACAACAAGGGCGCCATCGCTGGTATGCTTAGTGGTTTGACCTTCACCCTGATATACATCTTCGTATACAAGGGCTGGTTGTTCATCCCCGGCACGGCGAACCTGCCTGATACTCCGGAAAACTGGGTACTGGGCATCTCCCCGCTGTCTATCGGCGCGGTTGGTGCAATCGTCAACTTTGCGGTAGCCTTCGCTGTATCCAACGCAACTGAAGAACCGCCCGTTGAGATTCAGGAACTGGTTGAGAGCGTCCGTTACCCACGTGGTGCCGGTCAGGCTCAAGACCACTAA
- a CDS encoding PolC-type DNA polymerase III produces the protein MLDQVRLWIRQRRGGISGVHDPAHLPTPKVAGDQKLSECRLIVLDLETTGLNPGKDQVIAIGAVAISGMVIRLDDQFDLILRRPELDISETVLIHGIGPEALTQGHETEDALLHLLEWMDGDPILAYHTPFDQRFLERTLRQSLAYNRSHTWIDVAELLPAMFPDAKTGGRGLDNWADFFNLEVSERHHAAADALVTAELTLIALNKAQKNGVSTLSELSNKLRYYRRLQSMHRF, from the coding sequence ATGCTGGATCAGGTCAGACTATGGATCAGACAACGCCGCGGCGGCATTTCCGGGGTGCACGACCCGGCACACCTCCCCACCCCCAAAGTAGCCGGCGACCAGAAACTGTCCGAGTGCAGGTTGATCGTTCTTGACCTGGAAACCACGGGCCTCAACCCCGGCAAGGATCAAGTGATCGCCATTGGCGCAGTGGCAATCAGCGGTATGGTTATCCGTCTGGACGACCAGTTCGACCTGATTCTTCGCCGCCCCGAGCTGGATATCAGTGAAACGGTGCTTATCCATGGCATCGGCCCCGAGGCTCTGACCCAGGGTCATGAAACCGAAGACGCCCTGCTTCACCTGTTGGAATGGATGGACGGTGATCCGATACTGGCGTACCACACACCGTTCGACCAACGTTTCCTGGAGAGAACCCTGCGACAGTCTCTCGCATACAATCGAAGTCACACGTGGATAGACGTCGCCGAGTTGCTGCCAGCCATGTTCCCGGACGCCAAAACCGGCGGACGTGGTCTGGATAACTGGGCCGACTTCTTCAATCTGGAAGTGAGCGAACGCCATCACGCCGCAGCAGATGCGCTCGTAACTGCTGAATTGACGCTAATTGCACTTAACAAGGCACAAAAAAATGGCGTTTCAACGCTGTCCGAGCTGAGCAACAAGCTTCGCTACTATCGACGCCTTCAAAGCATGCACCGCTTCTGA
- a CDS encoding DUF4212 domain-containing protein, with translation MTGHSYDAEKYWKANLRLIFGSLIIWALVSYGFAILLRPLLAGIPIGGTDLGFWFAQQGSILTFIALIFHYAWRMNKIDEKFGVHEE, from the coding sequence ATGACAGGTCATAGCTACGACGCTGAAAAATACTGGAAGGCGAATCTTCGTCTGATATTCGGAAGCCTGATTATCTGGGCCCTGGTCTCTTACGGCTTCGCAATTCTGCTCCGCCCGCTGCTCGCCGGTATCCCCATCGGCGGAACCGATCTGGGTTTCTGGTTTGCCCAGCAAGGTTCGATCCTGACGTTCATCGCTCTGATCTTCCACTACGCGTGGCGCATGAACAAGATCGACGAAAAATTCGGCGTGCACGAGGAGTAA
- a CDS encoding putative nucleotidyltransferase substrate binding domain-containing protein yields MVAASTDTPRPQNTRAIMMFLREHAPFSSMDDTHLAHFAEHASLRFYADNDIVLSPEEGPVRRFYVVKQGRIRGERHNEKDGKTDTTFEITQGECFPLAALVGERPTRTLHRAAGDTFCLSIEHDAFVTLLSESDPFRDFCLRGVSSLLDQVNQRIQSGAMASIGSGTSLDTPLERYALRNPIVCSPDLPVRKAVARMHENSVGSIVITDDKRHPTGIFTLRDLRTMVAEEKGPLDTPVGQVMTRNPICLTSHADAFEAAMLMAEHHFAHLCVVDEEHRLIGVVSERDLFSLQRVDLVNLARTIGTASHLRTLVSLRADVSRLVDAMLAHGADSGQVVKIITTLNDVTVRRVLELNIKKNDPGIPFTWLTFGSEGRQEQTLLTDQDNGILFETPDGMTEDQVREKLLPFAEQVNQELAECGFTLCKGNIMASNPKLCLSGREWDDWFIRFIDASTPQNLVYSSIFLDMRAVFGPDEPLEHLYGKVLARIQKNALFQKMLAGNAMNRRPPLTIFRNFRYAPDGRKHTIDLKRQGLAPFVEAVRVFALANGVEEANTLERIDRLVAKGAFDPKDANAWKEAYSLIQAIRMRAHQEMLNRNEPLSNYIDPDDLNPLDRRILRESFRQAQRLQQKLEVTYQL; encoded by the coding sequence ATGGTTGCCGCCTCAACGGATACACCGCGCCCCCAGAACACCCGTGCAATCATGATGTTCCTGCGGGAACATGCGCCGTTTTCCAGCATGGATGACACCCACCTGGCGCACTTTGCCGAACATGCGTCACTGCGATTCTACGCCGATAACGATATCGTGCTGTCCCCGGAAGAAGGGCCTGTTCGACGTTTCTACGTGGTAAAACAGGGGCGCATTCGCGGTGAACGCCACAATGAAAAAGACGGCAAGACAGACACCACCTTTGAAATCACCCAGGGCGAATGTTTCCCGTTGGCAGCACTTGTTGGCGAACGCCCCACCCGCACGCTCCACCGGGCTGCCGGTGACACCTTCTGCCTTAGCATCGAACACGATGCGTTCGTCACACTGCTCTCGGAAAGCGATCCCTTTCGTGATTTCTGTCTGCGTGGGGTCAGCAGCCTGCTGGATCAGGTCAACCAGAGAATCCAGTCCGGTGCCATGGCCTCCATAGGCTCGGGCACTTCACTGGACACCCCGCTGGAGCGGTATGCCTTGCGGAATCCGATTGTCTGTTCGCCAGACCTCCCGGTGCGCAAGGCCGTGGCGCGTATGCACGAAAACAGCGTGGGCAGTATTGTCATTACCGACGACAAGCGGCATCCCACCGGCATTTTCACCCTCAGGGATCTACGCACCATGGTGGCCGAGGAAAAAGGCCCCCTGGATACACCGGTCGGCCAGGTCATGACCAGGAACCCGATTTGCCTGACGTCCCATGCAGACGCTTTCGAAGCCGCCATGCTGATGGCAGAACACCACTTCGCCCATCTCTGCGTAGTTGATGAAGAGCACCGCTTGATCGGAGTAGTTTCCGAGCGAGACCTGTTTTCCCTTCAGCGCGTGGACCTGGTCAACCTGGCAAGAACCATTGGCACCGCCAGCCACCTGCGTACCCTGGTCAGTTTACGGGCCGACGTATCACGGCTGGTAGATGCGATGCTTGCCCATGGTGCCGACTCTGGCCAGGTGGTGAAAATTATCACAACTCTCAACGACGTCACTGTCAGGCGGGTATTGGAACTCAATATCAAGAAAAACGATCCCGGTATACCTTTCACCTGGCTGACCTTTGGCAGCGAGGGACGACAGGAGCAGACCCTGCTGACGGACCAGGACAACGGCATCCTGTTTGAAACCCCTGACGGGATGACCGAAGATCAAGTGCGGGAAAAGCTCCTGCCGTTTGCGGAACAGGTGAATCAGGAGTTGGCAGAGTGCGGCTTTACTCTATGTAAAGGCAATATCATGGCAAGCAACCCGAAGCTGTGTCTGAGCGGCAGGGAATGGGATGACTGGTTTATTAGGTTCATCGACGCTTCCACACCGCAAAACCTTGTGTATTCCTCCATCTTCCTCGATATGCGAGCGGTGTTTGGCCCCGACGAACCGCTGGAACATCTGTACGGCAAGGTACTGGCCCGCATTCAGAAAAATGCCCTGTTTCAGAAGATGCTGGCAGGTAACGCCATGAACCGTCGCCCCCCGCTGACCATATTCCGCAATTTCCGTTACGCGCCAGACGGCAGGAAGCACACCATTGACCTCAAGCGTCAAGGGCTCGCCCCCTTCGTGGAAGCTGTCCGGGTATTTGCTCTGGCAAACGGCGTGGAAGAGGCCAACACCCTTGAGCGGATCGACCGCCTGGTCGCCAAGGGGGCGTTTGATCCCAAAGATGCCAATGCCTGGAAAGAGGCTTACAGCCTCATTCAGGCGATTCGCATGCGTGCACATCAGGAGATGCTGAATCGGAACGAGCCACTGTCCAATTACATTGATCCGGATGACCTGAACCCGCTTGACCGTCGGATTCTGCGAGAGTCCTTCCGCCAGGCCCAGCGCCTCCAGCAAAAGCTGGAAGTGACTTATCAACTATGA
- a CDS encoding PAS domain-containing hybrid sensor histidine kinase/response regulator, with protein MISAWLLVLISITYISVLFVIAWAGDRHPGLYRRKLARTHIYALSLAVYFTSWTFYGAVGRATQEGLGFLPIYLGPLILFIFGAPLLRRIIYISKRNNSTSIADFIASRYGKSQVLAAMIATFALIGSVPYIALQLKAISMGFTVLSENGTGHQALSTAAWNDSAWYITLVLAVFTVLFGTRHLESTEHHRGMIQAVAFESLIKIVAFVAVGLFVGYGLYGGFGDLLGRVREAGLTGTLTTDGVEAPAFITQTLVAMLAIICLPRQFHVMVVENTDHRDFETARWAMPIYLIIASAFVLPIAAAGLLYPEAGITDPDILILKLPILAGEEWLAILAFLGGGSAAAAMVIVCSVAIATMVSNEIIMPALLKFFRPRMNQRTDLSHLLLSIRRVAIFVVLLTAYGFYRMAGEDYSLTAFGLLSFAAAAQFGPALVGGIIWRQGNLTGASWGLGLGFLMWCYTMLLPALASTGWLTDTLIDEGLWGMAWTRPTALFGSEFDPISHGIIWSLGINTLTYIVLSMLTRQRVREKIQIASFFHDPQPKAETPQQQTWQGEILTSDLQALTDRFMGEERSEIILRNYERRNAIRLHPHRPASSHLMKYIERQLASVIGASTARVVLESTLTGRDMQIEDVVSIVDEASQAMTFSRELLQSAIENISLGVSVVNHQQQLVVWNHRYLELFNYPKGYVRVGRPVEDLMRYNLTNANLSARRIDEIIADRCGSMRDGLPMSYERQRPDGTVLRVDGSPIPGGGYVTTFQDITAMRRTEQALKETNIYLEQRVKERTQELQVINEQMLKAKSVAEQANQSKTRFLASASHDLLQPLNAARLFTSALAGKANDGETKDLVDHIDSSLGAAEEIISTLLDISKLDAGALEPDIGAFPVNDIMRHLATDFSAIAKDQGLELHVVPSTIWIRSDAKLLRRVIQNFLSNAIRYTPEGKILLGCRRLKGYARIEVWDTGPGIPEDQLAHIFEEFRRFQHGRDKKGLGLGLAIVDRISGMLNHPVTVQSVQGHGSMFGITVPVVPAEHTQTTVAKSQGSARRVSSLGGLHVLCIDNDPAILQGMTALLGNWQCDVTAAESLNDARLKLDGQEPDIMLADYQLDDNKNGLDAMDALRSGFSSNVSGILITGYMAPEVREDALTRGYQILYKPVKPAALRALVNKLLKQKRP; from the coding sequence ATGATTAGTGCCTGGCTGCTGGTTTTAATATCCATAACGTACATTTCGGTTCTGTTTGTCATTGCCTGGGCGGGTGACAGGCATCCCGGCCTGTATCGCCGCAAGCTGGCCCGGACACACATTTATGCGCTCTCGCTGGCCGTTTACTTTACGTCATGGACATTCTATGGCGCGGTCGGGCGTGCTACCCAGGAGGGACTGGGCTTCCTTCCCATTTATCTCGGGCCGCTGATCCTCTTCATTTTTGGCGCTCCCCTGTTGCGTCGCATCATCTATATCAGTAAACGCAACAACAGCACGTCGATCGCCGACTTCATTGCTTCCCGCTATGGCAAATCCCAGGTGTTAGCGGCCATGATCGCCACGTTCGCCCTGATTGGCAGCGTGCCGTATATTGCCCTTCAGCTCAAAGCCATCTCCATGGGGTTCACCGTCTTATCCGAGAACGGCACCGGCCATCAGGCACTCAGCACCGCGGCCTGGAATGACTCTGCCTGGTATATCACGCTTGTGCTCGCCGTATTCACCGTACTGTTCGGTACCCGGCACCTGGAGTCCACGGAACACCATCGGGGGATGATTCAGGCCGTTGCTTTTGAATCACTGATCAAAATCGTGGCATTCGTGGCGGTGGGATTGTTTGTTGGTTACGGCCTTTATGGCGGATTTGGAGACTTGCTCGGCAGGGTCCGGGAGGCCGGACTGACCGGAACTCTGACAACCGATGGCGTCGAGGCACCTGCATTTATTACCCAGACCCTGGTGGCCATGCTCGCAATTATCTGTCTGCCACGCCAGTTTCACGTCATGGTGGTGGAAAACACAGACCACCGGGATTTCGAGACGGCCCGCTGGGCCATGCCCATCTATCTCATCATTGCCAGCGCCTTTGTCCTGCCCATTGCTGCTGCAGGGCTGCTCTACCCCGAAGCCGGCATCACCGATCCCGACATCCTGATTCTGAAGCTGCCGATTCTGGCCGGCGAGGAATGGCTTGCCATTCTCGCTTTCCTGGGCGGTGGTTCAGCAGCAGCCGCAATGGTGATTGTGTGTTCCGTCGCGATCGCCACCATGGTCAGCAACGAAATCATCATGCCGGCACTGCTCAAGTTCTTCCGCCCCAGGATGAATCAGCGCACCGACCTCAGCCATCTCCTGCTGAGCATTCGTCGTGTAGCCATCTTCGTGGTGTTGCTGACGGCTTACGGTTTTTACCGGATGGCAGGCGAAGACTACAGCCTGACTGCCTTCGGCCTGCTGTCGTTTGCGGCTGCGGCCCAGTTTGGACCGGCACTCGTGGGTGGCATCATCTGGCGACAGGGAAATCTCACCGGTGCCAGCTGGGGCCTCGGACTTGGTTTCCTGATGTGGTGTTACACCATGCTGCTGCCGGCCCTCGCCTCCACCGGCTGGCTCACCGATACGCTAATCGATGAGGGGCTATGGGGGATGGCCTGGACGCGTCCGACGGCCTTGTTCGGGTCAGAGTTTGATCCCATCAGCCACGGTATTATCTGGAGCCTGGGGATCAACACCCTCACCTACATTGTCCTGTCTATGCTGACTCGCCAGCGTGTACGCGAGAAGATCCAGATCGCATCCTTCTTCCACGATCCCCAGCCCAAGGCGGAAACGCCCCAGCAACAGACCTGGCAGGGTGAGATCCTGACATCGGATCTCCAGGCCCTCACTGATCGTTTCATGGGGGAGGAACGATCCGAAATCATTCTACGGAACTATGAGCGCCGCAACGCCATTCGCCTGCATCCTCACCGGCCGGCATCCTCACACCTGATGAAGTACATTGAGCGGCAACTGGCCTCGGTAATTGGTGCTTCAACGGCACGGGTGGTGCTTGAATCCACCCTGACCGGCCGCGATATGCAAATCGAGGATGTGGTCAGCATTGTCGATGAAGCTTCCCAGGCAATGACGTTCAGCCGTGAATTGCTCCAGTCAGCCATTGAGAACATCAGCCTTGGTGTATCCGTGGTCAACCATCAGCAGCAATTGGTGGTCTGGAACCACCGGTATCTGGAGCTGTTCAACTATCCCAAGGGCTATGTCCGTGTCGGGCGCCCGGTTGAGGACCTGATGCGCTACAACCTCACCAACGCCAACCTGTCTGCCCGACGGATCGATGAGATCATTGCCGACCGCTGCGGCAGCATGCGCGATGGGCTACCCATGTCCTACGAGCGCCAGCGCCCCGATGGTACAGTCTTGCGGGTTGATGGCAGTCCGATTCCCGGCGGCGGCTATGTCACGACGTTCCAGGACATCACCGCCATGAGGCGCACGGAGCAGGCGCTCAAGGAAACCAATATTTATCTGGAGCAGCGAGTCAAGGAGAGGACCCAGGAACTGCAGGTCATCAACGAGCAGATGCTGAAGGCAAAATCGGTTGCGGAACAGGCAAACCAGAGCAAGACCCGCTTCCTGGCATCCGCCAGTCATGATCTATTGCAACCACTGAACGCCGCCCGCCTGTTTACCTCTGCCCTGGCAGGTAAAGCCAATGACGGCGAGACGAAGGATCTGGTCGATCATATCGACAGCTCCCTGGGGGCTGCCGAGGAAATCATCAGCACCCTGCTGGACATTTCCAAGCTCGATGCCGGCGCGCTGGAACCCGACATCGGAGCGTTTCCGGTTAACGATATCATGCGCCATCTGGCCACCGACTTTTCCGCCATTGCCAAGGATCAGGGTCTCGAACTGCATGTGGTGCCTAGCACCATCTGGATCCGGTCAGATGCCAAGCTACTCCGCCGGGTCATTCAGAACTTCCTGTCCAACGCAATTCGCTACACTCCCGAGGGCAAGATCCTGCTTGGCTGTCGGCGCCTTAAAGGTTATGCCCGCATTGAGGTCTGGGATACCGGTCCGGGGATCCCTGAAGACCAGCTGGCGCATATTTTCGAGGAATTCAGAAGATTCCAACATGGGCGTGACAAAAAAGGCCTGGGGCTGGGATTGGCGATCGTGGACCGTATCAGCGGTATGCTGAATCATCCGGTTACCGTTCAGTCTGTCCAGGGGCATGGCAGTATGTTCGGCATTACCGTGCCGGTCGTTCCGGCAGAACATACTCAAACCACTGTTGCCAAAAGTCAGGGAAGCGCCCGTCGGGTGTCGAGTCTCGGAGGCCTTCACGTGCTTTGCATCGATAACGATCCGGCTATCCTGCAAGGCATGACAGCCCTGCTCGGTAACTGGCAGTGCGATGTCACCGCCGCCGAAAGCCTCAATGATGCCCGTCTTAAGCTGGATGGCCAGGAACCCGATATTATGCTTGCCGATTACCAGCTGGATGATAACAAGAACGGGCTGGACGCCATGGACGCACTCAGGAGCGGATTCAGTAGCAATGTATCTGGCATACTGATTACCGGATATATGGCCCCTGAGGTCAGGGAAGATGCACTAACGAGAGGCTATCAGATTCTCTATAAACCGGTGAAACCCGCAGCACTGAGGGCACTGGTCAACAAGTTACTGAAGCAGAAGCGTCCATGA
- the smrA gene encoding DNA endonuclease SmrA — protein sequence MTTKDERLSFLEEMKDVRRIRKPNRAEVKTPRELTPGHLERQRSAVDQPMKDTNPLTSDMVEPLTAHDVLSWQRPGVQHGVFRKLRLGQYPIEARLDLHRMTVEEARREVFGFVNDCVRYGLRSVIILHGKGERNPDGIAQLKSYLAKWLPELDGVLAFHSAQKHHGGTGAVYVMVRKSERDKQHNREVHGSR from the coding sequence ATGACGACCAAAGACGAGCGCCTGAGTTTTCTGGAAGAAATGAAGGATGTACGGCGCATCCGCAAGCCCAATCGCGCAGAGGTGAAAACGCCCAGGGAGTTAACGCCCGGCCACCTGGAGCGGCAGCGTTCTGCCGTGGACCAGCCGATGAAAGACACCAATCCGCTGACGTCAGACATGGTGGAACCGCTCACGGCTCACGATGTCCTGAGTTGGCAGCGTCCCGGCGTCCAGCATGGGGTATTTCGCAAGTTGAGACTGGGGCAATATCCGATAGAGGCAAGACTGGATCTGCACCGTATGACCGTTGAAGAGGCCCGTCGTGAAGTGTTTGGCTTTGTTAACGATTGTGTCCGCTACGGTCTTCGCTCCGTGATTATCCTGCACGGAAAAGGAGAGAGGAACCCGGATGGCATTGCCCAATTAAAGAGTTATCTTGCCAAGTGGCTGCCAGAGCTGGACGGCGTGCTTGCCTTTCATTCGGCCCAGAAACACCATGGCGGCACCGGTGCCGTCTATGTCATGGTTCGCAAGAGCGAACGGGACAAGCAACATAACCGTGAAGTGCATGGCAGCCGGTAA
- a CDS encoding (2Fe-2S)-binding protein: MALSLTVNGEKRTVEVDGDTPLLWVIRDELGLKGTKFGCGAGLCGACTVHLDGQPMRSCSTPVEMASGKSVTTIEGLSPGGNLHPLQKAWVEHGVPQCGYCQSGQIMTAANLLEHNPTANRDDIIAALSGNLCRCGTYSKIIAAVESVASGDSVDREGA; encoded by the coding sequence ATGGCCCTGAGCCTGACGGTCAATGGAGAGAAACGAACAGTTGAGGTCGATGGTGACACGCCCCTGTTATGGGTTATCCGAGACGAGCTGGGACTGAAGGGAACCAAGTTCGGGTGTGGTGCTGGTTTGTGTGGTGCCTGCACGGTTCATCTTGACGGCCAGCCGATGCGGTCCTGTTCCACACCGGTGGAGATGGCCTCAGGCAAGTCAGTGACAACCATTGAAGGGCTCTCCCCCGGCGGCAATCTGCATCCACTGCAGAAAGCCTGGGTTGAGCATGGGGTGCCCCAGTGCGGTTATTGTCAGTCCGGGCAGATCATGACGGCGGCAAACCTGCTGGAACATAACCCGACCGCCAACCGGGACGATATTATCGCCGCGCTCAGCGGCAACCTGTGTCGTTGTGGTACCTACTCGAAAATCATTGCGGCTGTTGAGTCCGTTGCCAGTGGTGATTCTGTTGACCGGGAGGGCGCGTAA